Proteins from a genomic interval of Stigmatopora nigra isolate UIUO_SnigA chromosome 19, RoL_Snig_1.1, whole genome shotgun sequence:
- the skp1 gene encoding S-phase kinase-associated protein 1, producing MPTIKLQSSDGEIFEVDVEIAKQSVTIKTMLEDLGMDDEGDDDPVPLPNVNAAILKKVIQWCTHHKDDPPPPEDDENKEKRTDDIPVWDQEFLKVDQGTLFELILAANYLDIKGLLDVTCKTVANMIKGKTPEEIRKTFNIKNDFTEEEEAQVRKENQWCEEK from the exons aTGCCTACAATTAAGTTGCAGAGCTCCGATGGAGAAATCTTTGAGGTGGACGTCGAAATTGCCAAACAATCTGTTACCATCAAAACCATGCTGGAAG ATTTGGGGATGGACGACGAAGGCGACGACGACCCCGTGCCGCTTCCCAACGTCAACGCGGCTATTCTCAAGAAG GTGATCCAGTGGTGCACCCACCACAAGGACGACCCCCCTCCTCCCGAGGACGACGAGAACAAGGAAAAGAGGACGGACGACATCCCCGTGTGGGACCAGGAGTTCCTCAAAGTGGACCAAGGCACACTTTTTGAACTCATCCTG GCGGCCAACTACTTGGACATCAAGGGTCTGCTGGACGTGACGTGCAAGACGGTGGCCAACATGATCAAGGGCAAAACCCCCGAGGAGATCCGTAAGACCTTCAACATCAAGAACGACTTCacggaggaagaggaggcccAG GTGCGCAAGGAGAACCAGTGGTGCGAAGAAAAGTAG
- the ppp2cab gene encoding serine/threonine-protein phosphatase 2A catalytic subunit alpha isoform yields the protein MEEKTFSKELDQWIEQLDDCKQLTEGQVKNLCEKAKEILTKESNVQEVRCPVTVCGDVHGQFHDLMELFKIGGKSPDTNYLFMGDYVDRGYYSVETVSLLVALKVRFRERITILRGNHESRQITQVYGFYDECLRKYGNANVWKYFTDLFDYLPLTALVDSQIFCLHGGLSPSIDTLDHIRALDRLQEVPHEGPMCDLLWSDPDDRGGWGISPRGAGYTFGQDISETFNHANRLTLVSRAHQLVMEGYNWCHERNVVTIFSAPNYCYRCGNQAAIMELDDTLKYSFLQFDPAPRRGEPHVTRRTPDYFL from the exons atggaggaaaaaacattttccaaagaGCTGGATCAGTGGATCGAGCAGCTCGACGATTGCAAACAGCTGACGGAGGGACAAGTGAAGAATTTGTGCGAAAAG GCCAAGGAGATCCTGACCAAGGAGTCCAACGTGCAGGAGGTGCGATGCCCCGTGACTGTGTGCGGCGACGTGCACGGCCAGTTCCACGACCTCATGGAGCTCTTCAAGATCGGCGGCAAGTCTCCCGACACCAACTACCTGTTCATGGGGGACTACGTGGACCGAGGCTACTACTCCGTGGAGACGGTCTCTTTGCTCGTGGCTCTCAAG GTTCGCTTCCGGGAACGCATCACCATCCTGCGGGGTAACCACGAGAGCAGGCAGATCACGCAAGTCTACGGCTTCTACGACGAGTGCCTGCGCAAGTACGGCAACGCCAACGTGTGGAAGTACTTCACCGACCTGTTCGATTACCTCCCGCTCACTGCCTTGGTGGATTCTCAG ATTTTCTGTCTGCACGGTGGCCTGTCGCCGTCCATCGACACGTTGGACCACATCAGGGCGCTCGATCGCTTACAGGAAGTGCCTCATGAG GGCCCCATGTGCGACCTGCTTTGGTCGGACCCCGACGACCGCGGCGGCTGGGGCATTTCGCCGCGGGGGGCCGGCTACACCTTCGGTCAAGACATCTCCGAGACGTTCAACCACGCCAACCGCCTCACGCTGGTTTCCCGCGCCCACCAGCTGGTCATGGAG GGCTACAACTGGTGCCACGAGAGAAACGTGGTGACGATATTCAGCGCTCCAAACTACTGCTACCGCTGTGGCAACCAGGCGGCTATCATGGAGCTGGACGACACCCTCAAATACTCCTT CTTGCAGTTTGATCCGGCGCCTCGCAGAGGGGAGCCCCACGTCACCCGCCGCACTCCCGACTACTTCCTGTAA